Within the Scytonema millei VB511283 genome, the region AGGCGTAGTTATTGCCATGCGTAACAGCGGCATTAACAAAACGATCACCGTGCGCCGCGTATTTCAGGGTGTAGGTGTAGAGCGAGTCTTTCTACTGCATTCGCCTCGAATTGATAGCGTTAAAGTGATGCGACGCGGTAAGGTACGACGTGCTAAGCTGTACTACCTACGCGATCGCGTAGGGAAGGCAACTCGGATCAAGCAACGGTTCGATCGCGCCCTGTAATTGCAATTGGGTGACTGTTGCAAGTCACACAAGAAAAATTACCCAATGGCAATCGCGAAGATCGCGCTTCAGGTCGCCAAATTGCGTTAGACTAGAATCCAGCCAAATTTGTGCGCTCTTAGTTCAGTTGGTAGAACGTCGGTCTCCAAAACCGGATGTCGGGGGTTCAAG harbors:
- the rplS gene encoding 50S ribosomal protein L19 — encoded protein: MNAQEIIRSIEAEQLKSNLPEIYIGDTVKVGVIIQEGGKERTQPYEGVVIAMRNSGINKTITVRRVFQGVGVERVFLLHSPRIDSVKVMRRGKVRRAKLYYLRDRVGKATRIKQRFDRAL